GAAGTCATCATTATAATCTTTTATGGTCTTCGCTGCCTTCGCAATGCGCCGATCAATACTTATTTTGGAGACAATACGGTACCCAACTACTAGCAAAGCGAAACAGCTTATAGCAACAAATAACATCGTCTTTCTTCTCACTTTTGGTCTCCTTTCTAAAATTAAAAACCCGTTGCAAGTATATCACTCACAACGGGTTTTGGTCAAAAAACTCCCCCGCGAGGACTCGAACCTCGGACCCAGTGGTTAACAGCCACTTGCTCTACCAGCTGAGCTACAGGGGAATAAGATTGTTTCGAAGAGAAAAAATATACGGGGATTATATCGGAAATCCGTTAAAAGTCAATACCCTCTCTTGCCTTAAAGCGTGATTTCCCGCCTGGAGGTCATGGACATGGTGAGGGTCGAGACATCCACATACTCAACGGAACTTCCCACCGGGATCCCCAGTCCAATCCGGCTGACTTTGACACCCGTGGGTTTAAGTTCGTTCCGGATGTGCAGGGCCGTCATTTCGCCTTCTGTGTCGGGATCGGTGGCGATCACCACTTCCCGGACATTCTCATTTTTCACGCGCTCCGTCAACCGGTAAATTTTCAGGTCTTCCGGGCCGCGTCCGTCCGTCGGAGACAATGCGCCCAGCAGGACATGGTACTTGCCGCGGTATGTGCCCGTGCGCTCGATGGCCAGAAGGTCCTTGGGATTTTCCACGACACAGAGCATGGCGGAATCCCTCGCGGGGTCAGAGCAAATCAAACAAATCTCATTCTCGCTCAGGTTGTTGCAAATACGGCAAAACTTCAACTCGTCCTTCAGGCGCACAATCCCGTCGGAAAGGGCCTCGGCCTGTTCCCGGGAATTGTTCAGAATCCAGAAAACCATACGCTCGGCGCTGCGCCGGCCAACGCCTGGCAGTTTTGTCAACTGTTCGATCAGACTTTCGATCAACCGCGGATATGCCATCGGCCCTGTCCTGTTTTACCCGTTATGCCACTTGCTGACGATCTTCCCTTTAAACGTTTCCAGCGCGGACTTGACGAGGGGCTCATCTTCTTCCGGCTGAACCTGGGCCTGAGCGCCCTCAATAATTCTATATTCCAGGATAACCATTTTCCCAAGTTTTTCAGAGAAAATCCGCTCCACCAGCTGGACATTGGCCTGGTTCTCAAGGGTCTCTTTGTGAAATTCATGCTCCTGCGTAAAACCAATGGACAACTTGTTCCCTTTGACCGCGTGCGGGAACCCTTCTTGTAGATAGGTGGCCAGAGACATCTTTTCGCGGCTTAAAGCGTACGTGACGGCTTCCCAGGATTTCTTCACCGATTCCAAATCCAATGGCGCGCTGTCATTCGCGGCGGCCGCAGGAACGGGTTTCTCTAAAAGGGCAGTGTCGGCCGAATGGGGCTTCGAGGGTTGCGTGTCACGTGATTGCGGTAATTCCGCGGTAGGAGCTGTCCGAGGCCTGGCAGGCGCGGCCATGGGAGGAGCCGCCGGCGCCACGGCTTCAGCCGGACGGGGTCCTGCGCTGATCGCAGCCGGGACCTGTGACGAAATCGTCAATTTCGCGAACATGATCTCCAGCGGGATACGCAGACTTTCCGTGATTCGGGACACGTCCTGGGCCTCGATAAACGCGTCGATCGCCTTAAGAATGTCCGGCAGGGAAAATTGCGCCGACTGGGTCAGATACCTTTCCTTCACTTCCACAGGGTAATCCACCAATTTTCCCATCGTCTTGCCGCCGACCTTAATCACCATGAGATTCCGGAAGTGTTCCACAAGGTCCTTACCCAATTGTTTGATGTCCTTGCCCTGGTCGATGATCCTGTCCAGGACTTGCAGCGCTGAAGCGCAATCTTTCGCCGCGAGGGCATCGGTCATTTCAAACAACAGATCCAGCTCCACCAGCCCCAGCATGGAATAAACATCAACCCCCTGAATGGCGCGGCTGCTCAAGGCGCTCACCTGGTCCAGGATGCTCAGGGAATCTCTCAGACTGCCCTGCGACGCGCGCGCGACTGCATATAGCGCGTCCTGGGAAATTTCGAGTTTTTCCTTTTTGCAGACCTGGGAGAGAAGCTCGATGATCGTCTTGACCGGGATCCGCTTGAAATCAAACCGCTGGCAACGGGAAATGATCGTAGCCGGGACCTTGTTGGGATCCGTGGTGGCAAAAATAAATTTCACGTGAGGCGGCGGTTCCTCCAAAGTCTTCAACAGGGCATTGAACGCTTCCGTCGTAAGCATGTGGACTTCATCAATGATGTAAATTTTATACCGCCCGTACGTGGGGGAAAATTTGACATTCTCGCGCAGGGCGCGGATCTCGTCGATGCCCCGGTTCGAGGCCCCGTCGATCTCCAGGACGTCGAAACTGATGCCTTTGGTGATCTCTTCGCAGGCCGGGCATTTTCCGCAAGGATTGGCCGTCGGCCCGTCCTGGCAGTTGAGGCATTTCGCCAATATCCGGGCGCAGGACGTCTTCCCGATCCCCCGGGGCCCGCAAAAAAGATAGGCATGGGCGATCCGCCCGGAGGCGATGGCGCCCTTGAGCATTTCGGTGATGTTGTCCTGCCCGATCACTTCGTCGAATTGGCTGGGACGGTGCTTCCTGGCTAAGACGAGATATGATGACATATTAATCCAGTTGTTTTATGAGAACTGTGTTCATTTTAGCATAGGACTTTCAATTGTCGAACCAAAACCATTTGTATATTCGGAAAAGAAACGTCGCTAAAGCATCTCAATCGCATGCTCACAGACATAAAGATCCGGATAGCTCTCGATCAAGGCCAGTAGTTTTTGGAATGAACTGTCGATGAATTTGCTGTCGGCGCTCACGATGGAAAATCCCAGCGTGGCCACCTGCCATTTGTCCTGGCCGTCCAGCTCAGCCGCTGAAACATTAAAACGGTTTCGGACGCGGTCCTTGATGCTGCGCAAGACCATCCGCTTATCCTTCAAAGACTGTGCCGACGGGATATGGATGGACACCAGCATCACCGCCGTATGATAAACACATTCCTGCATAACGTCCCGCTTTAACGGAATTGGGAAACCGAAGACGTTTCCATGGCCGATTTCAAGGCCGCCGTGACATCCGGGAAATGGAATTCATAACCCGTATCCATCAGCCGGCGGGGATAGATGGCCGCGCCACTCAACAGCAACTCTTCCCCCATCTGTCCGAACAAAGCCTTGATCGCCAGCGGCGGAACAGGAAGAACGGCCGGGCGGCGGATCACGCGGGCCAAAATTTTTGTAAACTCCCGGTTGGAAACCGGCTTCGGCGAGACCAGATTGACCGGCCCCTCCAGCGAATCTGTGCGGATCAGATGCATAACCGCGGATGGGATGTCGTCCAGGGCAATCCAGCTCATCATCTGGCGTCCATTGCCCAGCGGGCCTCCCAGCCCCCACCAGAAAGGCGGCAGCATCTTCGCCAGGGCCCCGCCTGAGGGTCCCAGCACCATGCCGATCCGCATATTCACAACGCGGATGCCGGCAATGCGGGCGGCCGCCGTGGCAGATTCCCAGGCCGCACAGACATCCGCCAGAACCCCCCTGCCCCGGGGGGCGCTTTCATCGACGGCCCGGTCCGGAGGATGAGGACCATAAAATCCGACCGCTGAGGCGGACAATAAAACTTTGGGTGGTTTGGCAAGCCTGGCAATGGTTTTGCTGAGCAATTGCGTCCCGTTCACGCGGCTGTCCAGAATCGCCCTTTTGTAAGACGGCGTCCATCGGTGTCCCGCGATGCTGGCCCCGGAAAGATGAATCACAATATCCTGATTTTCCAAGGAACGGACATCGATCATCCCTTGCTCCGGGTCCCAATCCGCGGTCTGTTCGTTAAAAACGCGGCGCGGCCCCGGCCGCAGGAAACGGGTCACAGTGTGCCCCTCCTGCCGCAGGCGGGAGACCAGCGTCTGGCCGATAAAACCCGTTGACCCTGTGATTGCGACGTTCAGCGCCATAGAATGGAATTTTACTTCCGGCCCGTTCCGAAATGGAGATCCGGGGCATTTTTCATGGTCAGGGCGATGCGTTTGCGGTCCAGGTCCACCTCCAGGACCGTGACCTTGACCGTCTGATGGACTTTGACGAGATCGTTGGGATCCCGGACGAATTTATCGGACATCTGGCTGATATGGACCAGCCCGTCCAAATGGACTCCGATGTCCACGAAAATGCCGAATTTTGTGATATTGGTGACGATCCCTGGGAGTTTCATCCCCAGCTTCAAATCTTCGGGCTTTGTCACGCCCTCCTTGAAACTAAAAGCCTCAAACTGCTCGCGCGGGTCCCGGCCGGGCTTGGCCAGTTCAGCGACGATGTCCTGAAGGGTCGGGAGCCCGATAACGGACGTGATGTATTTCGTCAAATCAATTTGCCTGCGGAGCTGATCATTCTGCACTAAATCTTTGACCGTGCAATTTAAACTTTTGGCCATGGCATAAACGACATCATAACTTTCCGGGTGCACGGCGCTGGCATCCAGAGGATTTTCCGCGCCCCGGATGCGAAGAAACCCTGCCGCCTGCTCAATGGCCTTGGGTCCCAGCCGGGGAACGCCGGCCAGCTCCGACCGGGAGCGGAACGGTCCCTGCTGATTGCGGAACTCCACGATGGCCTGGGCCCGCGCCTCACCCAGCCCGGAAACGTACGTCAACAGTTCCTTGCTCGCCGTGTTCAGCTCAACACCCACAAGGTTGACACAACTGACAACCACGTCGTCCAGGCTCTGTTTGAGCATGGGCTGGTCCACATCGTGCTGGTATTGCCCAACGCCGATGGATTTAGGATCGATCTTGACCAGTTCCGCGAGCGGGTCCATGAGACGGCGGCCGATGGAGATCGCCCCGCGGACCGTGACATCCTGATCAGGAAATTCTTTGCGTGCGACTTCCGACGCGGAATAAATGGACGCCCCGCTTTCATTGACGATGAGAACCTGGATTTCCTTGGGCAAACCGATGCCGCGGATGAACGATTCGGCCTCACGACAGGCCGTTCCGTTGCCGATGGCGATCACTTCGACATGGAATTTGGAGCATAAATCCTTGATGACCCGCGCGCTTTCCTCGATCTTCCCCGGGGATTCCGTTGGATAAACCGTAGAAAAATTCAGCAGTTTGCCCTGGGGATCCAGGCAGACCACCTTGCACCCGGTCCGGTAACCCGGATCAACCGCCATCACAAATTTCGGCCCCAGGGGAGGAGCCAGAAGAAGCTGACGAAGATTTTGCGCAAAGACCTTGATCGCGTCCAGGTCGGCCTTTTCCTTGGTGGCCACGCGGATCTCCGTTTCCATGGACAGGGACAAAAGCCGTTTATAGCCGTCAAAGGCCGCCAGGCGGACCTGCTGGCTGGCCCTGTTATTGCTTTTCACGAATTGTGTTTCCAGAATTTTAAGCGCCTCGTCTTCCGGGGCAACCACGCGCAGGCTCAGGATCTCTTCCTTCTCGCCCCGCCGGGCCGCGAGGACTCTATGCGATGGCGCCGCGCTCACGGCTTCCTGCCACTCAAAATAATCGCGATAATTGGCCCCCTCCTGCTCCTTGCCCCGGATGGCCCGGGACTGGAACATCCCTTTTTGGAAATACAGGGCGCGGATATTGGCCCTGGCCTCGGCATTCTCATTGATCCATTCCGCGATGATGTCCCTGGCCCCGGCGAGCGCGTCTTCCGCCGTCTCCACTTTTTTCTCCGGGTCCACAAAGGCCAGGGCCTCTTTCTCTGGGGCCAGGATCTTTTGTTCAAAAATCATGGCCGCCAGCGGCTCTAAGCCCTTTTCTTTTGCAATGGTGGCTCGGGTCCGGCGTTTTGGCCGATAAGGCAGATAGATGTCTTCCAGCACCGCCATGGTATCCGCCGCGAGGATTTTGTCTTTCAGGTCATCCGTGAGCTTCCCCTGCTCCTGGATGGACTGCAGGATGACGTCCCGGCGCTTGTCCAGTTCCCGGAGCTGATGGATGCGGTCGCGGATGGCCGTCACAGCCACTTCATCCAGGCTTCCGGTCGCCTCCTTACGGTAACGGGAGATGAACGGGACCGTGGCCCCGCCGTCCAAAAGGTCGACGGTGGACTGAACACTGCGCAGAGGAATTTTTAATTCCGTGGCGATTCGGGATGGATATTTCTCTGACATAACAAAGGCCCTGGTTTTTCGGATGGCTCGATGATCAACGGCGTGAAAGGTTAATGCGTATCCTGCGGTTCATGGAAAACTGCGGAGAGGCGGCGTCGGCAAGGTCAATACCGGATGCCGACTTTGATTCCGTATTCTTCCGTGTTATTCTTAGGCTCCAACCCGCCCTGGACATAGTCCGGGTTGCCGGGTACGGGGACGGTTTCCCCGTTCCTGGTCAACGCCGCGACATCGGAATCCTCAATGTTCCAGTAACGGACGAACGGCTCGATGAAGAAATCCAGTTGCTCGCCCGATTTCATCAGCCGGAGCGACCCCCGGGCGCCGTATCCCTCGTCCTGCTTGTTTTTCAGGGTGTCGTAATTCGATCCCGCCGGGCCGTCTTCCAAATGGCTATACTGCCTTCCTGACAAAAAAATATCGTATTCCGCGGTCAGGGTCAGGCTCCACCCTGATCCGAAACGGCTGTTCAATTCAACACCACCGGGGATATAGAAATATTTTGATTCACGGTCATACGTCCAGTGGTTGGTTGTTGTCCTGGCCCCTCCGCTGTCATCCTTCAGATACCGCCAGCCCAGGCCGAGAAAGGGCGTGATCCGGTTCGACTCCCCCATCGGAATGTCATAACCGGCGATCCCCCGCATTTCAAGGGCATAGTGGTTTTCGTCATCGTGCGTCCCGGAACCTTCCGACTCATAATCCAGCCATCCGCTGCTGAACCGGCCTTCCAGCCGGTACATATTGATCTTGTTCCCGTCGCCAAAAACTTTCTTCAAGGACGTGATATTCTTGTTTTCCGTTACCCTGTAAGTGAAAGCCGTATTGATCCCGTACATATAGCCCTTCACTTTCATCAATCCCGGCTCGACGTAGCGGTACCGGAAGGCCTCTGTCCCTATCTCAAAGGAGGTCCGGGGATTATCCCGGTCAAACAATGAAAGCCAGGACGGCTTCCCTCGCGATTTTCCGCCTCCGTCGTTCTGGAGGTCCCGGTCTTCCCATGGGCGGATGATGTTCCCGTCCTCGTCATAAACACGCGACGGCCCTTCAATCATGGGTTTCAATTTACCGTCTTTATCCCTCAGGTGGGAAGGAGCATAGTCTGAGTTTAGCTGTCCGTCCTTTTTGTAAAGATGCGATTTCGTCGGGAGGGGATTCTTCTCTTTACCGTTCTTGTCGTACAAGAGCGACTCGGAAAATTCATCCTGGATAAGATTCCCGTTCTCATCCCGCAGCATCGAATAATCTTCGGTATTTTCTTTAATCAGCGGGGATTCCTGCATATTCGACTTGATGTCATACCTGTGGAGCTCTGAATCCTGCATATTACTGTTGATGTCATGCTTGCGCACAGGGGATGCCTGCATGTCGCTTTCATTATCATATTTACGCAATTCGGATTTCTGCATGTCACTGGTGATCTCATGCTTGCGTAACGGGGAGTCCTGGAGGTGATTGTGGGGCTTGGGAGGATGAATAGCGCTGTCGAGTTCCGGCTGTGGATAATCATCCCCTGTCTCAATCTGGAAATCGAGATCCTTCGCCACCGGTTCAATATCCTCCGGTTCACCGGAAGAGACACTCTGGGGAATGGCGATCGCCCGGGCAAGGGGTTCCTGATCCGGGGTTGTTGCAGGACGGGTTTCCCCGGCAGCCGCCATCAAGGCCGCCTCAATGATTTGGTCCCTTGTTTTCCCTCCTCGCCCTCCGCCCTCAACGGCATCGGCGGAAAGGCTGCAAGGAGATAAAAAAAACAGGAAGGGTATACCCAAGAGAATGACAAGAAAATTTTTAAGCGAATGCCTCAAAGGAAGGAGCAGTAACATGTATAAATTATAGTCTTGCCTCAAAGCGCAGGCAAATGAAATTTGGGATATTCTCGTGGGGAGCGGCGGGGGATTTCCAGCGAAACATTAAAATCAGGACACGGCGGCCCTCGAATCTATCTCCAGCCGCCCGGGCCGGGGCTGAATGCCCCCAGCCGCTGGGCCTGCTTTCCGTTTCCGCTTGTCTTCAAAAAAGATTTTTGTGTTGCCGATCCCCATGGCCATGAGTTGCAAAGGATGCCGCCGGAAACAGGCCAAGGCCATCCAGGCATAACTTAAAATGAAGACTTGCTCAAAGAACCAATTGGGCGGAAGTTTAATTAAGCGCTTAATAAGCGGCTTTGTCCACGGAAATTTAACAGCGACCAGGAAAAATTTATGTAAATTGACCAGTTGTTTGATGTTTTTCTGCTTTAAAACCGAATCCTTAAAAAATGTTGTGTTGAAATCTGCGGGGTTGACGTCCTCGATCGCCCCCTCCTCCTTGAGCTGCTTGGTGATAGGAAGGTGCGGGTAGGGCTGAAAAACCGAGAAATACAGAAAATCGGCTTTTATTTTCCGGTTAAGCTCGATAGTCTCAAAAGCATTGTCGATCGTTTCTCCCGGCAATCCGATCATATTCGAGGTCAAAAATTTAATGCCGTGCTTATGCAGCAGGCGGGCCGTTTCTTCGGCCTGCCCGTTCGTGAAACGTTTATTCAAAAGATTGTTCCGCATGACCTCATTGCCGGTTTCAATGCCCATGCATATCCGGGAAACCCCCGCCTCAGCCAGATAAGCAGCGCTCTCATCATCGATAGTATCAACGGTGATGTTGCACACGAACGGCAAGTGGATGCGCTTTTTGTATTCTTGCGCGAACTCCCTGACCCAGCCCTTGTTGGCTGTAAACAGTTCGTCCAGGAAGGTGAATGACCTTGGATTAAATTTCCTCTTCACGTCTTCTAATTCGCTGATGATGTATTCCGGGCTGAATTTTCTGACAAACTTGCCCTTCCCCTGCGACATTTCTTTCAATGTCGTGTTCATACAGTAACTACAGCTAAAAAGGCACCCCCTCCCTGCGATCACGTCGATGGAGTGCAAATTATCAAAATATCCGTATTTTTGATAAAGCTCGCGGTCCGGGAAAGGCAGGACATCCAAATTCGCTATCAGCTCACCCAACGGATTTTTGACAACACCCCCGGAAGATTTGACCCACAGCCCGGGGATGTCCGAGTAACTTTCCCGGCCATCCAGGCGGTTACATAACGCCAGCATGGGGAACTCCCCTTCTCCACGGCATATCATGTCTACGGCCTGATGGCTCATCGTTTCATCCGGGAATAATGTCGGATGCAAACTGCCAAAAATCGTCAGGATGTCCCCGTTGTTTCGCTTGATACTGTTGGCAACTTCCAGGGACCATTCAAAATCCCCCGTCGCCGTCAGGGTGGAAAACATCACCAAATGCGGATTGATGCGCACGATCTCCTCAACAACCTTGTCAATGCCAGAGGCCATCACCAGTTCCGTCTCATGCCCCGCCTTTTTAAGCACGGAAGAAATGGCCATGACCCCGAAATAGGAATAAACAAAACGCTGGCAAAAAACAACCTTGGCCACCTTAATATCCTTTCTACATTTATTGTTCTTAATCAAAAGCCGTCATGTTTTCGCGTGCAAAGAAATGGCGTTACCAATAAATAGGCCTCTTGAAAAGGCCTGACAACCACCGGTCGGCAATGATACTCGACGTTGAGGATATTTTCAACTAAATCAGTCCTATGCCTGTCAGTAAAATCATATATTCCCTTCAGGAAAACAACCTTCTCGGGATGATCCCCCCCCCAAAAAAGTTGTTGTTTGGATTGACTTCATAGACGTTTCCGCTGCACCCAACGCGGCACATTCCTCAATAAGATAGGCATCATTGGGAATAACGTGGGCCATATTTTTTAGCAATAGCGTTTTCTTATAATAAGCCCCATCCTTTGCCAAGACATCAAGACGCTGAGAAGCAAAGGATGCATTTGCGACTAAAGCAGTAAAAAATAATCCCATCAAAAGACGCGTCAAAAGACGTGACTTGGCCATTCTTGTGACATCTGTCACTCCCTTCGCGGCCAAAAGCACAAAAGGAAAAGAAAAAGAAAGGATATACCGATCCGAATACGCAGAACCCGGATACGAGATGCCTCCCGCATAAAGCGCGGAAATCGTTAAAAGCCCTATCAAAAACCACCCTGCGAGTCCGGTCACCATATTGTCACTTTTGTAAAAAATGTTTCGCAGGACTGCGACCGATGCCGCCAGGGCTGTTAAGAGAGTGCCCTGCTCATACTTAAACAAATACGCAATACTGATGTAAAAATTTTCAACTACAAACGAAGGGGCGTAGAGCCCGGCCTTAATAAAATCAGATATAAACATAAAAGGAATTGCGATCAAAACCGGCAAAAACAAGCAAATGGCATCCAGCACTATTTGTAAGCACAATTTTCGACCTAACCAACCCCCCCAGCGATTAACCACTAAAGCCGCCGCTATTCCTGGAATGACAAATATAATGTACGGCGGTCTGATACAAATACTGTATACGCCTGAAAAAAACGCAGCGTACAAAATAAGCCGGATTTGTTGAATCCGATATTCACTGATAAAAAGCAAAAATAGGAGGAAAAAGAACAACCCT
This window of the Candidatus Omnitrophota bacterium genome carries:
- the recR gene encoding recombination mediator RecR; the encoded protein is MAYPRLIESLIEQLTKLPGVGRRSAERMVFWILNNSREQAEALSDGIVRLKDELKFCRICNNLSENEICLICSDPARDSAMLCVVENPKDLLAIERTGTYRGKYHVLLGALSPTDGRGPEDLKIYRLTERVKNENVREVVIATDPDTEGEMTALHIRNELKPTGVKVSRIGLGIPVGSSVEYVDVSTLTMSMTSRREITL
- the dnaX gene encoding DNA polymerase III subunit gamma/tau, giving the protein MSSYLVLARKHRPSQFDEVIGQDNITEMLKGAIASGRIAHAYLFCGPRGIGKTSCARILAKCLNCQDGPTANPCGKCPACEEITKGISFDVLEIDGASNRGIDEIRALRENVKFSPTYGRYKIYIIDEVHMLTTEAFNALLKTLEEPPPHVKFIFATTDPNKVPATIISRCQRFDFKRIPVKTIIELLSQVCKKEKLEISQDALYAVARASQGSLRDSLSILDQVSALSSRAIQGVDVYSMLGLVELDLLFEMTDALAAKDCASALQVLDRIIDQGKDIKQLGKDLVEHFRNLMVIKVGGKTMGKLVDYPVEVKERYLTQSAQFSLPDILKAIDAFIEAQDVSRITESLRIPLEIMFAKLTISSQVPAAISAGPRPAEAVAPAAPPMAAPARPRTAPTAELPQSRDTQPSKPHSADTALLEKPVPAAAANDSAPLDLESVKKSWEAVTYALSREKMSLATYLQEGFPHAVKGNKLSIGFTQEHEFHKETLENQANVQLVERIFSEKLGKMVILEYRIIEGAQAQVQPEEDEPLVKSALETFKGKIVSKWHNG
- a CDS encoding DUF503 domain-containing protein; this translates as MQECVYHTAVMLVSIHIPSAQSLKDKRMVLRSIKDRVRNRFNVSAAELDGQDKWQVATLGFSIVSADSKFIDSSFQKLLALIESYPDLYVCEHAIEML
- a CDS encoding TIGR01777 family oxidoreductase, whose translation is MALNVAITGSTGFIGQTLVSRLRQEGHTVTRFLRPGPRRVFNEQTADWDPEQGMIDVRSLENQDIVIHLSGASIAGHRWTPSYKRAILDSRVNGTQLLSKTIARLAKPPKVLLSASAVGFYGPHPPDRAVDESAPRGRGVLADVCAAWESATAAARIAGIRVVNMRIGMVLGPSGGALAKMLPPFWWGLGGPLGNGRQMMSWIALDDIPSAVMHLIRTDSLEGPVNLVSPKPVSNREFTKILARVIRRPAVLPVPPLAIKALFGQMGEELLLSGAAIYPRRLMDTGYEFHFPDVTAALKSAMETSSVSQFR
- a CDS encoding Tex family protein; protein product: MSEKYPSRIATELKIPLRSVQSTVDLLDGGATVPFISRYRKEATGSLDEVAVTAIRDRIHQLRELDKRRDVILQSIQEQGKLTDDLKDKILAADTMAVLEDIYLPYRPKRRTRATIAKEKGLEPLAAMIFEQKILAPEKEALAFVDPEKKVETAEDALAGARDIIAEWINENAEARANIRALYFQKGMFQSRAIRGKEQEGANYRDYFEWQEAVSAAPSHRVLAARRGEKEEILSLRVVAPEDEALKILETQFVKSNNRASQQVRLAAFDGYKRLLSLSMETEIRVATKEKADLDAIKVFAQNLRQLLLAPPLGPKFVMAVDPGYRTGCKVVCLDPQGKLLNFSTVYPTESPGKIEESARVIKDLCSKFHVEVIAIGNGTACREAESFIRGIGLPKEIQVLIVNESGASIYSASEVARKEFPDQDVTVRGAISIGRRLMDPLAELVKIDPKSIGVGQYQHDVDQPMLKQSLDDVVVSCVNLVGVELNTASKELLTYVSGLGEARAQAIVEFRNQQGPFRSRSELAGVPRLGPKAIEQAAGFLRIRGAENPLDASAVHPESYDVVYAMAKSLNCTVKDLVQNDQLRRQIDLTKYITSVIGLPTLQDIVAELAKPGRDPREQFEAFSFKEGVTKPEDLKLGMKLPGIVTNITKFGIFVDIGVHLDGLVHISQMSDKFVRDPNDLVKVHQTVKVTVLEVDLDRKRIALTMKNAPDLHFGTGRK
- a CDS encoding autotransporter domain-containing protein; its protein translation is MAAAGETRPATTPDQEPLARAIAIPQSVSSGEPEDIEPVAKDLDFQIETGDDYPQPELDSAIHPPKPHNHLQDSPLRKHEITSDMQKSELRKYDNESDMQASPVRKHDINSNMQDSELHRYDIKSNMQESPLIKENTEDYSMLRDENGNLIQDEFSESLLYDKNGKEKNPLPTKSHLYKKDGQLNSDYAPSHLRDKDGKLKPMIEGPSRVYDEDGNIIRPWEDRDLQNDGGGKSRGKPSWLSLFDRDNPRTSFEIGTEAFRYRYVEPGLMKVKGYMYGINTAFTYRVTENKNITSLKKVFGDGNKINMYRLEGRFSSGWLDYESEGSGTHDDENHYALEMRGIAGYDIPMGESNRITPFLGLGWRYLKDDSGGARTTTNHWTYDRESKYFYIPGGVELNSRFGSGWSLTLTAEYDIFLSGRQYSHLEDGPAGSNYDTLKNKQDEGYGARGSLRLMKSGEQLDFFIEPFVRYWNIEDSDVAALTRNGETVPVPGNPDYVQGGLEPKNNTEEYGIKVGIRY
- a CDS encoding radical SAM protein encodes the protein MAKVVFCQRFVYSYFGVMAISSVLKKAGHETELVMASGIDKVVEEIVRINPHLVMFSTLTATGDFEWSLEVANSIKRNNGDILTIFGSLHPTLFPDETMSHQAVDMICRGEGEFPMLALCNRLDGRESYSDIPGLWVKSSGGVVKNPLGELIANLDVLPFPDRELYQKYGYFDNLHSIDVIAGRGCLFSCSYCMNTTLKEMSQGKGKFVRKFSPEYIISELEDVKRKFNPRSFTFLDELFTANKGWVREFAQEYKKRIHLPFVCNITVDTIDDESAAYLAEAGVSRICMGIETGNEVMRNNLLNKRFTNGQAEETARLLHKHGIKFLTSNMIGLPGETIDNAFETIELNRKIKADFLYFSVFQPYPHLPITKQLKEEGAIEDVNPADFNTTFFKDSVLKQKNIKQLVNLHKFFLVAVKFPWTKPLIKRLIKLPPNWFFEQVFILSYAWMALACFRRHPLQLMAMGIGNTKIFFEDKRKRKAGPAAGGIQPRPGRLEIDSRAAVS
- a CDS encoding glycosyltransferase family 39 protein; translated protein: MQKELVEQLMHDAIVLIWMGFIFFAAVFFVCAAIVYLLQNKKIRFDKGLLFSLSACAVSIMLCLSIWPPVHRVYDDEFTYISQSTNLLNYGKADILLKGSLLHPEVSASWAAHSRLPGFAWLEAATLFLTGNFEHSYFILNIVLGALSVVIAYRISWLWTASHIVAWWSAIFLACLPARIVYSMSAASDIAGLFFFLLFLLFISEYRIQQIRLILYAAFFSGVYSICIRPPYIIFVIPGIAAALVVNRWGGWLGRKLCLQIVLDAICLFLPVLIAIPFMFISDFIKAGLYAPSFVVENFYISIAYLFKYEQGTLLTALAASVAVLRNIFYKSDNMVTGLAGWFLIGLLTISALYAGGISYPGSAYSDRYILSFSFPFVLLAAKGVTDVTRMAKSRLLTRLLMGLFFTALVANASFASQRLDVLAKDGAYYKKTLLLKNMAHVIPNDAYLIEECAALGAAETSMKSIQTTTFLGGGSSREGCFPEGNI